Part of the Streptomyces sp. NBC_00457 genome, ATGCTCGTAATCCTCCGCGACGGACCGGAGCAGGTCCAGGGACTTACGGTGCGACAAGGCGTCGCCCAGAGCAAGATCGTAGATCTCCTGGCACTCGCGCACTACGGACGGAAGTTCCAGGAGCCGCCCGCTGTTCACGCCTTCCGAGTACGCGATGGGCGGCAACTCCTCGAACCACATGAGGGAGAGGAAGCCTGCTTGCAGAGGGTGTGCCCCCACGGAGTAGGGAAGCACGTGCAAGCGAATGCGACGGCTCTCAGCCAACTGCGCGATGTGACAGAGCTGTTCGCACATCACTGTGGGCCCGCCCACGACGCGTCGCAGAACCGCCTCGTCGAGGAGCGCCCAGACCTCGGGGGCGTGGAAGTCGTCGAGGATGCGGGCCCGTTCGAGGCGTGTGACGAGGAGCTTGTCACGCTCCTCGTCGCTCTTGCGCGGGTAGCCGCAGCTGAGAACCTCGTAGGCGTACGGCTGAGTCTGCAAGATGCCGGGCACCAGACTCGGTGCGTACTCCTTGATCACCGTCGCCTGGTCCTCGAACTCCAGCGCCTCCTTGAAGTGTTCCGCCACCTCCCGCCCGTCCAGCGTCGGGAGGAAGTTCTCGAAGAACCCGTCACCACCCAGCACTTGATCGAGTCGCCGCGCATCCTCCACATACGGCCTGCGCCGCCCACCCTCGATATGCGCAATGTGCGTGCGCGACATCACCGCACGCTGGCTCAGTTCCTCCTGCGTGAGCCCCGCCGCCTCACGCCTCCGCTTCAGCTCCTGCCCGTACTGCTCCCTCGACCGCGGATTGTCCTCGATCGCCACCTGTTCACAACCCCCTCCGTGCGGACCCCGTTGTCACGCTCAGCTACCTTCCGAGCGTACCCACGGTGACGTCACTCTGTGCAGGCAACAACACGCAAAGTGAAGGGCGTTGGCATGGAGCAGTGGGACGAGGAGAAGGAGAAGGGGCTCATCGGGGCGTCGATGACGTTGCGGGTGTCCCGGGACGGTGGGCGGACATGGGGGCCGGAAGTGACGTATCAGCCGTCCCGGAAGGATGCCCCAATTGACCTCGCGGGACGGTTTCCGCCCTGTCAGTGCCCGAGATGTGAGCGGCGATAGCGGATGCCGGATCGGTCGTCGATGGTGATGTCTTCTACGGCGGTGAAGGCGTTCCGTTCCAGG contains:
- a CDS encoding helix-turn-helix domain-containing protein, producing the protein MAIEDNPRSREQYGQELKRRREAAGLTQEELSQRAVMSRTHIAHIEGGRRRPYVEDARRLDQVLGGDGFFENFLPTLDGREVAEHFKEALEFEDQATVIKEYAPSLVPGILQTQPYAYEVLSCGYPRKSDEERDKLLVTRLERARILDDFHAPEVWALLDEAVLRRVVGGPTVMCEQLCHIAQLAESRRIRLHVLPYSVGAHPLQAGFLSLMWFEELPPIAYSEGVNSGRLLELPSVVRECQEIYDLALGDALSHRKSLDLLRSVAEDYEHEAQRVHHP